Below is a genomic region from Rosa chinensis cultivar Old Blush chromosome 5, RchiOBHm-V2, whole genome shotgun sequence.
AACTCGCAAACATTATACTTGACAAAAACCAGGAATGTCTACGAGGATTGTATTGAAGAGTATGAGAAAATTTGAGACCTTTTGCAGGATCACAATGATAGCTGTATCAAACCATtaaaaaatgagaaattttgGGTAACACAAGCATTTGAGTCATATTTCTTAAAGCATCCGCACCTGATATCAACTGTCAAGCATAAAAGTCTAAAACTTGGAAATTAAAGTTCATAAAGGCCCTGAAGAAATTAGTTGGCTCACAGAAAGAAACCCAGATGCAAAATCACTAGCACAAACAAGACGCAGatattgaagaaatcaaaacaaatccATTTACTATTTCTGCATAAAGACACAAGCTTTACAAAATACAGAGTAGTTCAAAATATCAAATGCTTCCTGGGGCACTAAAGGGTTCAGCATACAATAACATTTCTTTGTCCAATACTTTACAACGAATAGTTCCTAATAGTTAAACAGATTATGCTCCAACTGGGTTTTCAAAATGAAGCTTAGAGAGCATCCATGACTCAGCAAACTTAAAGATGAAGCTGATCATTTGGTGCAGAAACATGGGTTCAGtttaattttgatcaaaatAATTCATGGGATTGAAGAGTGCACACCTTAAGGTTTTGAAAAACCCAGCTTGGGTTTTAAGTGTTGAAAGCTGTGGAAGCCAGAAATTGCAGATAGCCAGTGCAGTTTTATGGCTGGGAACAAGAAAGTAAGACAGGGAGAATGGGCCTGGGCTTGACATCGGTGAACCCTTCGAGAGACACGAGTCCAGAGCGTATTTCTGAAAcaagaattttgataatttCTAACAAGTACCGAATATttttgatcctttttttttttggttcgaATATTTTTGATAGAACTTATTAGCTATTCAATGTATAAATACATGATGTACctatgtaaatttttttttaatatacaatttcttcttctcaaaaaagaatattttttattatagaCATAATAATTGTAGATACCATTTGTGACTATACTCTACTTTGTAGCTTAATATCCGAGTAAAGAATTTTTATAAATCTTCACAATATGTTTGTGACGGTGTGACCACTCTCAATGCTGAAATCATTTTGTTTGGCATATATAATATGTTGCGGATGGTTCAACTTGAAGACATGCTTGCCTGCTTGGTGCTTCGTATTATGTTATAGTTTTTAAATTATCTTCTtctctatatatatgtaattgatTTTGGTATAGGGTGAtatgttttctttgattcttaGTTTAATAAGATATTGGAGAATACTAAGAAATAGTTCAATTCTCCGAGAACTATTTAATAGCAGCAACGATAATTCATTTTGTAGTCATAGAGTTTGAGTTTTCATATGTCATCTTACAAGAGGGTATAAGATATCGTTGTATTGATTAAACGCCTTATTAGAAAagttaaataaaaatgaatttataaATATGTAGAAGATGGTGTCTTAATTGTAAACATAATCGTTGCAATAATAAAGTTTACTAAAGTCATCGTCTTTGACATATTGGCAAAAACCTATGTGGAAGACAAGGACActgtttgtatatattttgttttaggatgtTTTAATTATCCTTTTTCCTCCTTTATGGGTTCAAGATTtttacattattattattattattattattattattattattattattattattattattattatgtactacataaaataaatggtTACAGAAACTTTGTATTAAGATTTGAAAATACAATTTTCAGAAATAAAATTACTTTTAGCTTTTAtgaccaaaaatgaaaaaaggaaaaataactTATTCTAGGAAAATAATCAACACCGTTGATCGAAGTCCATTTACGGTCAAAAACCCAAGCCAATCATACACCTGTTAGCTCACAATCCTTCCCCACAAACAAGAGTAGCTCCTGAACCACACTGGTCGGGTTTCAGATCCACAAAGTTTCAAATTCCATAGGCTCCCTCACTTTTTCACCAATCCGTCGTCGTTTTGAACTCTGATCTGAATTCTCCGCCGGAACAGAGGTTGAAGAAATATGGACGCTTTAAGAAAACAAGCCAGTAAGCTCAGGGAGCAGGTCGCAAAGCAGCAACAGGTAAAATCTACGACCACCCATTTCTCCATTTTCCACATTCGTGGATTTTACAAGTGATTTCAGTGGCACCCAGTTCACAATTCGATTCAAAAtcacttcttttttatttcttcatgTTCGGAAAATTGAAGTATGAGTAGCTCATTGGGTTAAGCCTTTGGATTGTTGAAATTTTCAGGCTGTGATAAAGCAGTTTGGTGGGACTGGTTATGAAAGCTCAGATGTAATGGTGATAGATGAGGTTGAGATGCAGAGGCATCAACAGCTTGAGAAACTGTATAGGTCTACTCGTGCAGGAAAGGTATACATGAACTTTGTTTTACATTGttgatttttgatttcaaaCTATGGCTGAGAAATTTGTGGTACTCAATTTAGTGAATTGATCTCACATTTGAGTTTGAGTTCACCTTGGGAATTGGTGCTTCTGTCGATTTGGTTTTCGTTTATCTCAGTTGCTTTTGTCTCACTAGAACAAATGAGACTCTTAGATTCCATAAACTCCATGTAATATGGTGCTATGTTATGATGATATGAGATGGGGAATAAGAAAGATGTTAGAGGTAGAATTTAGCAATGGTGTCAATTACTGAAGCAAGAGGAAAGTAGTTCAATGTTTGCAAATTGAAAACACATATCGAGAATGACAATAAAACCTGCTAGGCATTACTATAGGTGACTATTTGATTTACTGTTTGGTTCACAAGTTTGGAATATCCTGTCATGCTAAACTAAAATGTTTGATTTCTCTTTGGTGCCAAACTTTATACTATCTGTTAAACTCATTCTTCATAATTCTTATTCTCAGGATTTTCAGAAAGAAATTGTAAAAGCAGCGGAAGCACTAACAGCCATAGGATATAAGCATATTGAAGCAGGTAGAAATTTATTAGTTTCAGTGACATTATGTGATATAATGGGAAGTGTATGGTGAAGTTAATAGCCTATGAAATTGGCTTATCTGAAGTAAGCTTGCAAATAGAAAAGATGCCAGGCCTTTGTACTTGCGCTTATTACTATTTGGAATCTTTTCGTGGTAGTCAGGGACCAAGTTGTCTGAGGATTGTAGCAGATATGGTGCTGAAAATGTCCATGataaaattttagctaaaggTGCATCTATATACGGTGATGCTCGTAAGCATGTGGAAAAGGAACAAGAAGACTTGAATAAGTTGTTATCTTCACAGGTATATATCTTACGCTAGTGAAATTACCATTGGATATTTAGTATCATAAGCCATTCCTCAGTTGAGAGTACAATCTGTAGTTCTGTACTCAGACATATCATTTTTCTATAGCTTTTTCTATGTCAAAGTTCTGTATATCTGGTGATTATTTATTCACTTTGGTTGAACTAAGAGCATCCAAAAGTGAACATGCAAGTTTCCCACCCAAAATTAAGGAATAAGTAATGAACGACTAAATCTGTAGCTATTTCGTGCTGTAAAGTTCACTTGCACATGATCTTCTAGGATGGTATTCATTTAGTTAGTTGATGCTATAACTATTATGCTTGAAAGACTCACAATTGAAGCTTATAAATATAGCTTTCACCTCTAGATGGTTTAAGTAGAATAATTTGTAAGCCCAGTTCATTATTGAAGAGTTcattattctattttttttttattttttgtttttaggttttAGATCCGTTAAGAGCAATGATACTTGGTGCTCCTTTGGAAGATGCTCGTCATCTTGCTCAACGTTATAGTCGAATGCGGCAGGAAGCAGAGACACAGGTAATGGCATTCCATCTTATATCACTTTATAGATATTTGTCTTGCGGTTACTCACCACAAGATGCAAACAGGCAGTTGAAGTTTCCAGAAGGCTAGCACGAGTTAAAGAAATCCCAAATCCAGAAAATGTTGGAAAGCTGCATGCAGCAGAAACAAAGATGAAAGAAATAAAAGCAAATATGGCAGTTCTGGGTATAGAAGCTTCAGCTGCCTTGGCTGCTGTGGAAGCACAGCAGCAAAGACTAACATTTCAGAGGCTTGTTGCATTGGTATGAATATGATTTTCAAGATATGAATTTCTATGTAAAAGATTAGGATGGTTATGCAATTTGATACACATATTAAGCTTAATTTTGTTAAGGTTGAAGGAGAAAAGAATTATCATCTGAGAGTGGCTGCCATTCTTGGTGAGGTTGAAGCTGAGGTTAGTTCCACTCTTGATTATCTTCAGAAGAAAAGTGTTTTCCAACTAAACAATATTAACTTATGCCAAGACCTGAATTTTGTGGCAGATGGTCTCAGAGAAACAGCGTAAAGAGTCTGCTCCTCCTGTGATTCCCCAGGATAGCTTCTCAGAGAAAACAATGTACTTCTTGGCCGAAGTATGCTACTGTTCACTAAACTTATAGCAGTCTTCTCTGGTAGCTTTATTGATAGGAAGAACAGTTATTAATCCATTAGACCTTTTACATGTCATTCAAGATTAGCAATATGCTGCACATTGCAGGGGTCATATGGTTATAGAGAAACTTAACAATAAAAGGAGGAAAGCATTAACAGATGAATTGACTACATTAAAAATGGAACTGTTTTTTCTCGATCAATGTAAAGGATTTATGACAGGAAGCTTCATAAGTAATATTTTCACCCATGTATTAACATAAATTATGTAAATGCCTTGCCAGAAAATTATAAAGGGACAGCTAAATCGGTTGAAAGAGAGATTCTGCTGCAGACATTAACTCATTTGAAGTCATTCTTGTAGGCCCTTAAATATACAATTTCTTGCATGTTGTAGCCATTCTTGAACTGGCTTCTTGACATACCATATGTTTAAACTACCTCCAAGACTATCAGCTCTATATAAATCCTTGTATTTCAATTCTTTCAGGCAACTCATTCTTTCACTGCTGCATCGGAGAAGGAACTGAGCTTGTCAGTGGGTGACTACGTTGTTGTGCGAAAGGTATCTCCTCTAGATCACTGTTCAATTGTTGACTAACAAAACATTACGTCAATAAACATTTGGGGATTTTGGTCATGCTAGCACTGATAAGGTGCggaaaaggatttttttttttttccaccatATTCAGAGATTTATTTGAGCAGTTCAGCAAATTTATAGAGATTGGAAATGTGATTTTATAATATTTGCATCTGAACGTTGTCAGATGAGTACCACTAATTAGCAGTCTAGCACTACTGAAGCTCCTCTGCGATAGAGGCTTCTCTTGATGCTTCTTTTTAACCACACGAGTTAACATGACAAACTTGTGCCTTATCTGGCAAGTAGTATTGTAAAATATAATATGTTCAACCATAAAGTTATAGGCCATGCTTTATTCAGATGCTCTGCTACAAAAGAGAGTAAATTAGCTAAGttttaaattttcattttacCTTGCCTAATCTTCAACTTTTTTACTGTTGTGAAAAAAATTGTCAACCCAGGTGAGCCCATCAGGATGGTCAGAAGGAGAGTGCAAAGGCAAAGGAGGGTGGTTTCCATCGGCATACGTGGAGAAGCGTCAACGGATTCCGTCCACTGATCTTTCTTCTGAAGTTTACTAAGCCCTAAACAAGTCCTCACCTGatagtttgttttgttttcaccATATCTGTTTCTATCTACAAGTATGACAAAATTTGCTGGCCATGGTGTTCTTCCTGTAGTGTTTGTCCTCCATCACATTCTGTAGTTGGGATATGTATGTTCATATTGCCACATTATATAGTTGGGGATATTTTTGTTTGTCCATATTGTTTCTTGCAGATGTTCAGGACAGAATTTGAGGCATTGTTAATGCTATACAAACGAGTATTTTTATTGACACAAGAAAGAAGTTTATCCCCTCCTGTTATGTTCTTCCTATGTTCTGTGTAGTGCTACTAGGATGCATAAGAAAATCATGGCTTATCTTCTCTACTTTGATAAAGGGGGACGATTATCCGCCCCCCACACCACCCCCCATAACAAGTCTATTCCATCTTGTAACACGAGTCTGCTCCACATATAATAACCGAATAAAACGAAGTTTATGTACAATACATGACCAAATTATTCCATTTTTTCAAAcacaaaaagatttttttttcctttttttatttcagTATTGTAGTTCTACTGCTTGGGCATGGTAAGTTCAAGAATATAAGCTGATCAGAAAAAATGTATTGAATACTGAAATTGAAAGATATTAGTCAATCCACTGCTAAAAAAGTTTTATGTACTGTCGAATTCAGGAGCTCAGAGAATAGATAACAAGGGTTCAAAGCCATCTTCTATCTGTTATTAAA
It encodes:
- the LOC112168493 gene encoding SH3 domain-containing protein 3, which gives rise to MDALRKQASKLREQVAKQQQAVIKQFGGTGYESSDVMVIDEVEMQRHQQLEKLYRSTRAGKDFQKEIVKAAEALTAIGYKHIEAGTKLSEDCSRYGAENVHDKILAKGASIYGDARKHVEKEQEDLNKLLSSQVLDPLRAMILGAPLEDARHLAQRYSRMRQEAETQAVEVSRRLARVKEIPNPENVGKLHAAETKMKEIKANMAVLGIEASAALAAVEAQQQRLTFQRLVALVEGEKNYHLRVAAILGEVEAEMVSEKQRKESAPPVIPQDSFSEKTMYFLAEATHSFTAASEKELSLSVGDYVVVRKVSPSGWSEGECKGKGGWFPSAYVEKRQRIPSTDLSSEVY